A single Plasmodium knowlesi strain H genome assembly, chromosome: 13 DNA region contains:
- a CDS encoding mago-binding protein, putative → MNSRNATGNNFSGSPNSFENNDNRQNHLKEVVTPLGDVYILNEKTNEKFIKGTQRSDGTFRKTIRVRTDYMPQEENCAYQVKGKILEQQYQSRIASSSTNMYARDNPLDSSASSAKKIITNSALKILANKSTERKVPGWNPINDNENENENQNSKNSKKKKKKKKKKKADDEKIENE, encoded by the exons ATGAACAGCAGAAATGCCACAGGGAATAACTTTTCAGGGAGTCCCAACTCCTTTGAAAATAACGACAATAGACAGAATCATTTGAAGGAAGTGGTGACACCGTTAGGCGATGTTTACATACTCAATGAGAAAACTAATGAGAAATTTATTAAGGGTACCCAGAGGAGTGACGGCACATTTAGGAAAACCATTCGCGTAAGGACGGACTACATGCCGCAG GAGGAAAACTGCGCATATCAAGTGAAGGGTAAAATACTAGAGCAGCAATATCAGAGTAGAATTGCCAGCTCCAGCACGAACATGTATGCAAGGGATAATCCCCTCGACAGCAGTGCATCAAGTGCAAAAAAGATTATCACAAATAGCGCCCTGAAAATTTTGGCGAATAAGAGCACAGAAAGAAAGGTGCCAGGATGGAACCCCATTAATGACAACGAAAATGAGAATGAAAATCAAAACTCAAAGAactcaaaaaagaagaagaagaaaaaaaaaaaaaaaaaggcagacgatgaaaaaatagagaaTGAATAG